CTGTTCGGCTTCTTCTTTTTCTACGCCTTCTTTAACGGCATTGGGGGCCCCATCAACAAGAGCTTTGGCTTCTTTAAGCCCCAACGCGGTAATGCCGCGGACAACCTTGATCACCTGGATTTTTTTGTCTCCAGAAGAAGACAAAATAACATCGAATTCCGTCTGCTCTTCAACAGCGGGAGCAGCAGCATCGCCACCGGGTGCTGCAACAACAGCTGCCTGTGCAGTCACACCAAACTTTTCCTCAAGTGCTTTGACCAATTCAGCCAACTCGAGCACCGAGAGTTTTTCAATTTCGCTAATGATAGATTCAACAGCCATGAATATGCCTCCATCCAACAATGAATTGGGTGTGATAAGCGGTCTATTCGCCGCCTTCTTCTTTTCTTTTATCTGCAACAGCTTGAAGTGTACCAACGAGTTTTTGCAAAATGCCATTCAGCGTAAAGGCAAGGCCGCTTATCGGGCTTTGTATTGCAGATACCATCTGGCCCAGCAGAACATCGCGCGAAGGTATTTCAGCCAGTCGCTCAATCTGCTCTGCGACAAAGACCTCGCCATCGATATACCCGGCTTTAATCGCGGGCTTGCCTTCGGTCTCTTCGGCAAATTTGGCCAATACGCGAGCCGGTGCTACGGGATCTTCATCGGCGCAGACAAGCCCAGTGGGACCGCGGAACACATCGTCGAGCCCCTCAACTCCGGCTTGTTTAACCGCCAATTTAGCCAAGCGATTCTTTATTACCAGATAAGAAATAGACTCTTCGCGGAGTTGCTTGCGCAACAGGGTAAATGAAGGAACATCCAATCCCGTAAAGTCAGTTAGATACAACCCTTTGGCTCGTTTTAAGATATCTGTCAACTCGGCGACAGTAGCCTCTTTTTCAGCAGTTGGCATTTCTGTACCTTCCTTGTTCAATTAGCCGTCAGTGCCGTACGATCCAGGCGTATTCCCGGTCCCATTGTGGTAGATAATGTGACCGAGCGCATGTATTGTCCTTTCGTAGCAGATGGACGCGCTCTGACAATTGCATCGATCAATACCTGAGCATTCTCCTGAAGACGCTTTGCATCAAAAGACGCTTTGCCCACAGGCGTATGCACATTGGCCGTTCTATCGACCCGGTATTCTACCCGCCCCGCTTTGGCTTCCTGCACAGCACGAGCCGCATCGGGTGTCACCGTACCACTCTTGGGATTGGGCATCAGGCCTCGAGGACCGAGAATGCGCCCCAATCGCCCGACCTGCCCCATCATGTCGGGCGTGGCAATCGCCACATCAAAATCTGTCCATCCGCCATTGATCTTTTCCACCAGGTCTTCGGCACCTACAAAATCTGCTCCCGCCTCTTCGGCAGCAGCGGCGGGCTCACCTCTGGCAAAAACAGCAACGCGCACGGACTTGCCCAGCCCGTGTGGCAAGGCGACTGTGCCGCGCACGAGTTGATCGGCTTGCCGCGGATCAACGCCCAATCGAAACGAGAGTTCAACTGTTTCGTCAAATTTGCGAGTGGGCATTTTTTTTAATATATCAACGGCTTCTGCCAGACCGTAATGCGTTTGGCGGTCAAAAAGCGCGGCCGCTTGTTTATAGCGTTTGGATTGCCCTCGTGCCATACATACCTCCGGTCAATTGTTGACGGTCAGGCCCATACTGCGAGCCGTTCCAGCAATCATGCGCTTGGCAGCTTCGATGCTACCCGCGTTGAGGTCTTGAACTTTCATTTCTGCAATTTCCTGGAGTTGCGCATCGGTCACGGAGCCCATTTTTTCCCGGTTGGATTCCGGCGACCCTTTGACAATCCCCGCCGCCCTCTTGAGCAACACGGCTGCAGGCGGACTCTTCAACTCAAAAGAAAAGCTCCTGTCGGCATAAACCGTGATGATCGCGGGAATTATCAAACCCTGTTTATCCTGGGTTTGTGCATTAAAAGCTTTGCAAAATTCCATAATATTGACGCCGTGCTGTCCCAAAGCTGGGCCAACAGGTGGTGTGGGCGTCGCCTGTCCAGCGGGAATTTGTAACTTGATTGTTGTGAGAATTTTTCTGGCCATTGGTGCCTTTCTTTATCGCGATTCGACTGCCTCTTCAACCTGTAAAACATCTAATTCTACAGGTGTGTTGCGCCCAAAGATGCTAACCATCACTTTGATCTTGCTTTTTTCTGGATTGATGTCGTCAACCAGACCAATAAAATCGCTGAAAGGCCCATCAATCACCTTGACCCGATCGCCCACTTGATAGGGCACATCAGAAGTTTCCTCAACGGGACGACGCTCAATTTGCCCCAAAATGCGGTTCACTTCTTCTTCGCGCAGAGGTTGTGGTCTTCGACCAGGACCAACAAAGCTCGTCACACCCGGCACACTGGTAACAAAATATAGGGACTCCTTGTCCATATCCAGTTCAACCAAAAGATAACTGGGTAAAAATTTCTTGAGGGAAGTCGTTTTCCGTCCATCCTTCATCTCGACGACTTCCTCAGTTGGCACGATCACCCGACCAATTTTGTCGCCAACATCGATGTTTTCTTTGGCGGCCTCAATATAGCTCTTGACCTTATTCTCGTGCCCAGAATAGGTGTGGACAACGTACCATTTCATCGGTCAAAGACTCCCCAACAAAAAATTCCTTAAATCAGGATAAACTCCATAATACTCGCCAAAAAAGTATCCACAATATAAATGAATCCGGCCAGTGCAAGTGACAATATAAGCACAATTGTAGTCGATGACTTGAGTTCGTCACGAGTAGGCCAGGTGACCTTTCCCATTTCAACGCGCACTTCACCGAGAAATTGACTGATTTTGCTAAACATAAGAAAATAAAAAAATGGCAGGCCAGGCAGGACTTGAACCCGCAACCGTCGGTTTTGGAGACCGATGCTCTACCAGTTGAGCTACTGACCTACCCAAAAACAATGGAGCCCACGACCGGACTTGAACCGGTGACCTCTTCCTTACCAAGGAAGTGCTCTACCGTCTGAGCTACATGGGCGTTGGGCAATCCCACTTGAGGTTCTGGAGCGGGAAACGGGACTCGAACCCGCGACCCTCAGCTTGGAAGGCTGACGCTCTGGCCAACTGAGCTATTCCCGCCCGGCTATGTATAAAAAACAACCCTTTTCTACAAAAGGGATTCGGTATTACTAAAAAATATTTTTCCGAGAATTGGTAAGATATGAAAAAGGCGGTCTCAGGTCAAGAGAATTTTGTATAAACTCCAACCTGTAAATAGATCTAAAAAATGGGAAGTCGGTGTTTTGTAGGTCTGACTCGCCCGCTGTGTCTTGGGGAAGAAACTATTGAAGTTTTGGTGGGGGGTGGCGGATTCGAACCACCGAAGGCATAAGCCAGCAGATTTACAGTCTGCCCCAGTTGGCCGCTTTGGTAACCCCCCAGTCTATACAGCCTGAAAAAAATACCAGAAGATATTTTGATAGTCAAGGCTAAAATCGCTCAACGCCAATTGCAGATTGACAAATCTGCCTACCTTTGCTATTTTCCGAGTTCAATTTTCCGCATTTAACCTACTATCAGATGCCTGGTGTGAAAGGAGCAAAATGACCGACCCCATCCAAAACTATGCGCGTATTG
The nucleotide sequence above comes from Gemmatimonadota bacterium. Encoded proteins:
- the rplK gene encoding 50S ribosomal protein L11 translates to MARKILTTIKLQIPAGQATPTPPVGPALGQHGVNIMEFCKAFNAQTQDKQGLIIPAIITVYADRSFSFELKSPPAAVLLKRAAGIVKGSPESNREKMGSVTDAQLQEIAEMKVQDLNAGSIEAAKRMIAGTARSMGLTVNN
- the rplL gene encoding 50S ribosomal protein L7/L12; amino-acid sequence: MAVESIISEIEKLSVLELAELVKALEEKFGVTAQAAVVAAPGGDAAAPAVEEQTEFDVILSSSGDKKIQVIKVVRGITALGLKEAKALVDGAPNAVKEGVEKEEAEQIKAELEEAGAVVELK
- the rplA gene encoding 50S ribosomal protein L1 translates to MARGQSKRYKQAAALFDRQTHYGLAEAVDILKKMPTRKFDETVELSFRLGVDPRQADQLVRGTVALPHGLGKSVRVAVFARGEPAAAAEEAGADFVGAEDLVEKINGGWTDFDVAIATPDMMGQVGRLGRILGPRGLMPNPKSGTVTPDAARAVQEAKAGRVEYRVDRTANVHTPVGKASFDAKRLQENAQVLIDAIVRARPSATKGQYMRSVTLSTTMGPGIRLDRTALTAN
- the secE gene encoding preprotein translocase subunit SecE — encoded protein: MFSKISQFLGEVRVEMGKVTWPTRDELKSSTTIVLILSLALAGFIYIVDTFLASIMEFILI
- the rplJ gene encoding 50S ribosomal protein L10 — translated: MPTAEKEATVAELTDILKRAKGLYLTDFTGLDVPSFTLLRKQLREESISYLVIKNRLAKLAVKQAGVEGLDDVFRGPTGLVCADEDPVAPARVLAKFAEETEGKPAIKAGYIDGEVFVAEQIERLAEIPSRDVLLGQMVSAIQSPISGLAFTLNGILQKLVGTLQAVADKRKEEGGE
- the nusG gene encoding transcription termination/antitermination protein NusG; protein product: MKWYVVHTYSGHENKVKSYIEAAKENIDVGDKIGRVIVPTEEVVEMKDGRKTTSLKKFLPSYLLVELDMDKESLYFVTSVPGVTSFVGPGRRPQPLREEEVNRILGQIERRPVEETSDVPYQVGDRVKVIDGPFSDFIGLVDDINPEKSKIKVMVSIFGRNTPVELDVLQVEEAVESR